In the genome of Candidatus Eisenbacteria bacterium, one region contains:
- a CDS encoding TlpA family protein disulfide reductase has translation MWLRILALAVVMSTGCSQSPELPVFSYKPVAPEADKPLTIHYRPLISGSALARSDSVRLRITLVGPRGELYADALPMERARDGWRLRFKPGDYLAPAPVVMVCAFEDSEDPENCDGNQGRPWILLFHDDGELARGAAYQTYRLCKSHVWLPADLGIPDHERGRDGIEYELRAHPDFVPARLEHWSIALAEDKEDSLALDSLRHAIRTALDSILEANLRALDPDTMIARAFELYEVLGESSRAESLLAVVRDRFPQSRLALRCEYEWAFAPWEPEPVIERFQRLLEAYPDSPEAKRGRGFLFAIYNNVLQMPEQAAEIAASGKPMDLGFLRLYAEDLAESGELEEAELVARRCVREAESETWSAGSGLTPAEWTRRQDQELRDHIVLLASILGEKREYEEAVALLEEVAHTNPRAAGSGALEELAEYQAFLGRREDALRTYDLLGETFRPSDEVIEAWRSSYVDARGEESGFDEHHATLDAKRRANAHQRLERRVLDWPAPEVVLTDLDGNRRPLSEFRGKVVFIDFWATWCGPCLSSMSKFEEAYRTLGTGPDVVFIALNTWEKGNLEERRRKIEEKWTEIGLSLPVLLDMGSEGEEPYPAADLFRVRGIPTSFLLDRDGRILFRAGGLFSENDVENLRLKIDFARNRRGAEAS, from the coding sequence ATGTGGCTTCGAATCCTTGCCCTCGCGGTCGTCATGTCGACAGGGTGTTCACAGTCCCCGGAGCTGCCCGTCTTTTCCTATAAGCCGGTCGCGCCGGAAGCCGACAAGCCGCTCACGATCCACTACCGTCCGTTGATCAGCGGCTCGGCGCTCGCGCGCTCCGACTCGGTGCGGCTCCGAATCACGCTCGTGGGGCCGCGAGGCGAGCTCTACGCCGACGCTCTGCCCATGGAGCGGGCGCGGGACGGTTGGCGTCTTCGCTTCAAACCGGGCGACTACCTCGCACCGGCCCCGGTGGTCATGGTCTGCGCGTTCGAGGATTCCGAAGACCCCGAGAACTGCGACGGCAATCAAGGCCGTCCCTGGATCTTGCTGTTCCACGACGACGGGGAGCTCGCTCGGGGAGCCGCGTACCAAACCTACCGGCTCTGCAAGTCACACGTGTGGCTCCCGGCGGATCTGGGAATCCCGGATCATGAGAGGGGACGAGACGGGATCGAGTACGAGCTCCGGGCTCATCCGGATTTCGTTCCGGCGAGGCTCGAGCATTGGTCGATCGCGCTTGCGGAAGACAAGGAGGATTCTCTCGCGCTCGATTCGCTTCGACACGCGATCCGGACCGCACTCGATTCGATCCTCGAGGCGAACCTGCGCGCGCTCGATCCGGATACGATGATCGCTCGCGCCTTCGAGCTCTACGAGGTCCTCGGCGAGTCGAGCCGGGCGGAGTCCTTGCTGGCCGTCGTGCGCGACCGGTTTCCGCAGAGCCGCTTGGCTCTTCGATGCGAGTACGAATGGGCGTTCGCCCCGTGGGAACCCGAGCCGGTGATCGAGCGTTTCCAGAGGCTCCTGGAGGCGTATCCCGACTCGCCCGAAGCGAAGAGAGGACGCGGCTTTCTTTTCGCGATCTACAACAACGTGTTGCAAATGCCCGAGCAAGCCGCCGAGATTGCGGCAAGCGGAAAGCCGATGGACCTCGGCTTTCTCCGTCTGTATGCGGAGGATCTCGCCGAGTCGGGAGAGCTCGAAGAGGCGGAGCTTGTCGCCCGTCGGTGCGTGCGGGAAGCGGAGAGCGAAACCTGGTCGGCGGGGAGCGGCCTCACACCGGCGGAGTGGACGAGGAGACAGGACCAAGAACTGCGAGACCACATCGTCCTTCTCGCCTCGATCCTCGGAGAGAAGAGAGAGTACGAGGAAGCGGTCGCGCTTCTCGAGGAGGTCGCACATACGAATCCTCGTGCCGCGGGGTCCGGCGCGCTCGAAGAGCTCGCTGAGTACCAGGCTTTCCTCGGGAGGAGGGAAGATGCGCTTCGCACGTACGACCTCCTCGGAGAGACGTTCCGTCCGTCGGACGAAGTCATTGAGGCCTGGCGGTCGTCGTACGTGGATGCGCGCGGGGAGGAATCCGGGTTCGATGAGCATCACGCGACCCTCGATGCGAAGCGACGGGCGAACGCGCACCAACGTCTCGAGAGGCGCGTTCTCGATTGGCCTGCTCCCGAAGTGGTCCTCACCGACCTCGATGGGAATCGGCGTCCGCTTTCCGAGTTCCGCGGCAAGGTCGTGTTCATCGATTTCTGGGCCACATGGTGCGGTCCCTGCCTCTCCTCGATGTCGAAGTTCGAGGAGGCGTACCGCACTCTCGGAACGGGTCCGGATGTCGTCTTCATCGCATTGAACACGTGGGAAAAAGGAAACCTCGAAGAGAGACGGCGAAAGATCGAGGAGAAGTGGACGGAGATCGGTCTTTCTCTTCCTGTTCTCCTCGACATGGGATCGGAAGGCGAGGAGCCTTATCCGGCCGCGGACCTCTTCCGTGTGCGAGGGATTCCCACCTCGTTCCTCTTGGACCGAGACGGGCGGATCCTGTTCCGAGCCGGCGGTCTCTTCTCTGAGAACGACGTTGAAAACCTCCGCCTGAAGATCGACTTCGCTCGAAACCGCCGGGGCGCCGAGGCCTCTTGA
- a CDS encoding PD40 domain-containing protein — MKHMTHPTRWRLVSLAVFAALVFPGLVLAQEATEKKETQSEVKLPADFNLRDIMTPAGKRGPLAPELIGEKEKMFASLERLASEGDNGEANFGPRGGRIIFQATMPGEQHDQIYVMDRDGENRYMVSTGKGRATCSSFFPNGQRFVYASTHLREEIPAKPAESEYEWDFDEAFDLFLANFRGETIEQLTDTPGYDAECTVSPSGKTILWTSARDGDLEIYKMDIEERVPVRITNAKGYDGGAFFSPDETRIVYRASRTDNYKNLEIYVCDADGTNHRQITNNGAVNFAPCFHPSGERIVFSSNMDDPRNFELYMMKSDGTELVRVTHSPGFDGFPHFSHDGRFLLFCSNRAAPESGDTHVFVAEFRPYW; from the coding sequence ATGAAGCACATGACGCATCCGACGCGATGGAGACTCGTTTCGCTCGCGGTTTTCGCCGCGCTGGTCTTTCCGGGGCTTGTTCTCGCGCAAGAGGCGACGGAGAAGAAGGAGACTCAATCGGAAGTAAAGCTCCCTGCCGACTTCAACCTTCGCGACATTATGACTCCCGCGGGCAAGAGAGGACCTCTCGCCCCCGAGCTGATCGGCGAGAAGGAAAAAATGTTCGCGAGCCTCGAGCGGCTCGCGTCCGAAGGGGACAACGGAGAGGCCAACTTCGGCCCGCGGGGAGGGCGGATCATCTTCCAGGCGACGATGCCCGGCGAGCAGCACGACCAGATCTACGTCATGGACCGAGACGGCGAGAACAGATACATGGTGAGCACGGGGAAGGGACGAGCGACTTGCTCTTCTTTCTTCCCGAACGGGCAGAGGTTCGTCTACGCGTCCACGCATCTTCGCGAGGAGATTCCCGCGAAGCCGGCGGAGAGCGAGTACGAGTGGGATTTCGACGAGGCGTTCGATCTCTTCCTCGCGAACTTCCGGGGAGAAACCATCGAGCAGCTCACGGATACTCCAGGCTACGACGCCGAGTGCACCGTCTCGCCGAGCGGCAAGACAATCCTCTGGACTTCGGCGCGAGACGGGGATCTCGAGATCTACAAGATGGACATAGAGGAGCGCGTCCCCGTCCGCATCACGAACGCGAAAGGTTACGACGGCGGCGCGTTCTTCTCCCCGGACGAAACCCGGATCGTTTACCGAGCCTCGCGCACCGACAACTACAAGAACCTCGAGATCTACGTGTGCGATGCCGACGGAACGAACCACCGTCAGATCACGAACAACGGCGCCGTCAATTTCGCGCCGTGCTTTCATCCGAGCGGAGAGCGAATCGTCTTTTCGTCCAACATGGACGACCCGAGAAACTTCGAGCTGTACATGATGAAGTCGGACGGGACCGAGCTCGTGCGCGTCACGCATTCCCCCGGCTTCGACGGGTTTCCCCACTTCTCGCACGACGGGCGATTCCTGCTCTTCTGCTCGAACCGGGCCGCCCCGGAGAGCGGGGACACGCACGTCTTCGTCGCGGAGTTCAGGCCCTATTGGTAG
- a CDS encoding aminomethyltransferase family protein has translation MGTDSRLFAFLETIGAHTDERRGRPLAAHFGDPAWEYDAVRRSVGLIDRSSLGAVRIRGADRAAFLEHMLANDVKDLAPGAGRWNALLAPNGKFIALFRLLAFAESFLALLDREDAVTLSRGLDPYLILEEAEIEDTSAEWGAVHVAGPESGRLLASLSGSPLPHLPPGHHRPLSLPGIPGPVHAVRECPTGEDGFDLLVQRERLVDAWRLLLLHEAPKPRPVGDEAFEILRMEAGTPLFGADIGPDLGPLEAGLESVVSFGKGCFPGQEILAKTHHRGKPPKSLVGLAIEGDRPPDRGSAVLADGAEVGRITSAVRSIHPGGVIAFAVIRTTIVENRPPLFARAGDRVLAARLAELPFR, from the coding sequence ATGGGAACCGATTCGCGTCTCTTCGCGTTTCTCGAAACGATCGGCGCGCACACGGACGAGCGGCGCGGCCGTCCGCTCGCGGCGCACTTCGGCGATCCGGCATGGGAATACGACGCCGTGCGCCGCTCGGTCGGCCTCATCGACCGATCCTCTCTCGGGGCCGTGCGAATCCGGGGAGCGGATCGCGCGGCCTTTCTCGAGCACATGCTCGCGAACGACGTGAAGGATCTCGCGCCCGGAGCCGGGAGATGGAACGCGCTTCTCGCGCCGAACGGAAAGTTCATCGCGCTCTTCCGCCTTCTCGCCTTCGCCGAGTCGTTCCTCGCGCTCCTCGATCGGGAAGACGCGGTGACTCTGAGCCGCGGCCTCGACCCGTACCTGATTCTCGAAGAGGCGGAGATTGAGGATACGAGCGCCGAGTGGGGCGCGGTTCACGTCGCGGGACCGGAAAGCGGGAGGCTCCTCGCGTCTCTCTCGGGATCGCCCCTCCCGCACTTGCCGCCGGGGCATCATCGTCCCTTGTCGCTTCCCGGGATACCGGGGCCCGTCCACGCGGTGAGAGAGTGCCCCACCGGAGAGGACGGCTTCGATCTTCTTGTTCAGAGAGAGCGTCTCGTCGACGCGTGGAGGCTTCTTCTCCTCCACGAGGCGCCGAAGCCGCGTCCCGTAGGCGATGAAGCGTTCGAAATCCTCCGTATGGAGGCCGGCACCCCGCTCTTCGGCGCGGACATCGGCCCCGACCTCGGGCCGCTCGAAGCGGGACTCGAGTCGGTCGTCTCCTTCGGCAAAGGATGCTTTCCGGGACAAGAGATTCTCGCGAAGACACATCATCGCGGAAAGCCTCCGAAGAGCCTGGTCGGCCTCGCGATTGAAGGAGACCGCCCGCCCGATCGCGGATCGGCCGTGCTCGCGGACGGCGCGGAGGTCGGCCGGATCACTTCCGCGGTCCGATCAATCCATCCCGGAGGGGTGATCGCCTTCGCGGTGATCCGCACGACGATCGTCGAGAATAGACCCCCGCTCTTCGCGCGCGCCGGGGACCGCGTTCTCGCCGCGCGGCTCGCGGAACTTCCGTTCCGGTAA
- a CDS encoding proline dehydrogenase family protein: MGLLDRAVVAFLPLVPKPIVGKFSSRYIAGADLADAIREIRALNDRGILATVDILGENVTEIAQAERSAREYIEVLDAIRSNGLDSNVSIKLTMLGLLIDEEFCFQRMREIVGEAKKRGNFIRIDIEDSSVTDKTFRIYRRLREEFDNVGAAIQAYMRRTQDDVGDFLAMNANLRLCKGIYVEPRRIAWKGHHTINANFTLALRRLLEGGCYVGIATHDEHLIWEAERIVRETGLDRTKYEFQMLLGVDEELRDVIHAAGHRLRIYVPFGRHWYAYSMRRLRENPKIAGYAAKAALRIK; this comes from the coding sequence ATCGGCCTCCTGGATCGCGCTGTCGTTGCTTTTCTCCCGCTCGTTCCCAAACCGATCGTCGGGAAGTTCTCTTCCCGTTATATCGCCGGCGCCGATCTCGCGGACGCGATCCGTGAGATCCGCGCGCTGAACGATCGAGGAATCCTCGCGACCGTCGACATCCTCGGCGAGAACGTCACGGAAATCGCCCAGGCCGAACGGTCGGCCCGGGAGTACATCGAGGTGCTCGATGCGATCCGCTCGAACGGGCTCGATTCGAACGTGTCGATCAAGCTGACGATGCTCGGGCTTCTGATCGACGAGGAATTCTGCTTTCAGCGGATGCGCGAGATCGTCGGCGAGGCGAAGAAGCGGGGGAACTTCATCCGAATCGACATCGAGGACTCGAGCGTCACCGACAAGACCTTCCGGATCTACCGCAGACTGCGCGAGGAGTTCGACAACGTCGGGGCCGCGATCCAGGCGTACATGCGGCGCACGCAGGACGACGTCGGCGACTTCCTCGCGATGAACGCGAACCTCCGCCTCTGCAAGGGGATCTACGTCGAGCCGCGCCGGATCGCGTGGAAGGGACACCACACGATCAACGCGAACTTCACGCTCGCCCTCCGGAGGCTTCTCGAGGGGGGCTGCTACGTCGGCATCGCGACGCACGACGAGCATCTGATCTGGGAAGCGGAGCGGATCGTGAGGGAAACCGGGCTCGATCGGACGAAGTACGAGTTCCAGATGCTTCTCGGGGTGGACGAGGAGCTCCGAGACGTGATCCACGCCGCAGGCCATCGCCTGCGGATCTACGTCCCCTTCGGGAGGCACTGGTACGCCTACAGCATGAGGCGTCTCCGCGAGAACCCGAAGATCGCCGGCTACGCGGCGAAAGCCGCTTTAAGAATCAAGTAA
- a CDS encoding HAD family hydrolase, whose product MRILVFDIDGTLLLSGGAGARALDRAFHERLGVPEAMKGIHPDGLTDYDIIRRMGERTLGRALEEEDADAIRDRYAFYLKDELARSEGFRVLPGVKALLDRLAREKDLLLGLATGNFETTGRMKLAHGGLDGYFRFGGWGSDSIDRSALTRIGIERGRALAGGSVPEGGVLLIGDTVHDIRCAREAGARVIAVASGSTPAETLRAMDPDFLFDDLTDIDRFLAAIR is encoded by the coding sequence TTGCGGATTCTCGTATTCGACATCGACGGAACGCTTCTTCTTTCCGGGGGGGCGGGCGCGCGCGCGCTCGACCGCGCCTTCCACGAGCGGCTCGGCGTGCCCGAGGCGATGAAGGGGATCCATCCGGACGGCCTCACCGACTACGACATCATTCGGCGGATGGGAGAGCGCACGCTCGGCCGCGCGCTCGAAGAAGAGGATGCGGACGCGATCCGCGACCGTTATGCTTTCTACCTCAAGGATGAGCTCGCGCGCTCCGAGGGCTTCCGCGTCCTTCCCGGAGTGAAGGCGCTCCTCGATCGTCTCGCACGGGAGAAGGATCTTCTCCTCGGGCTCGCCACGGGGAACTTCGAGACGACGGGGAGGATGAAGCTCGCGCACGGCGGCCTCGACGGCTACTTCCGATTCGGAGGATGGGGCTCCGACTCGATCGACCGGTCCGCGCTCACGCGGATCGGGATCGAGAGAGGGCGGGCCCTCGCCGGCGGATCGGTTCCGGAGGGGGGCGTCCTTCTCATCGGCGACACGGTCCACGACATCCGCTGCGCGCGCGAGGCTGGGGCCCGCGTCATCGCCGTCGCGAGCGGATCGACGCCTGCCGAGACCCTTCGCGCGATGGACCCCGACTTCCTCTTCGACGACCTCACGGACATCGACCGCTTTCTCGCGGCGATTCGATAG